In a single window of the Olivibacter sp. SDN3 genome:
- a CDS encoding SusC/RagA family TonB-linked outer membrane protein, whose product MKSLFTLMLSLTGYLAYCQTYTIKGTVKSSADDAPLAGATIQINNTRNVTKTDQSGNFTINIDQENGRLKVSYLGYQNKEIDFDINSSLSYNFNLDPEENSLDEAVVIGYGETSRRFNTGSISSITAKEIEQQPVTNVLSALSGRMPGVFVQTTNGLPGGNINIQIRGTGSIAAGTSPLYIIDGVPFDGTFTNPAGALTSQNILGAISPLNSLNPNDIESITVLKDADATAIYGSRGSNGVVLITTKKGQNAQTQADFNVQFGTNSVANYPDLLEIQEYLKMRNEAFLNDNRLPSSDPLSPDYAPDLMVWDTTQNVDWPKYLLGNNGNVTNIQASVSGGNNLTSFRLGANYRKESTILAGESSYKRTGFQVGLNHSSDNQKFKLIFSGTYNTDDNRLPNPTIGLNQSILLPPNYPLFNPDNSYNWYAGVNPLAQLEATSDAKTNNIVGNITLSYSITPELNIKASAGYNSIDLKQTQIFPSNSLYPGTVNYTNFGTNDKNSFIVEPQIEYMKIFQHSKMEFLVGATYQSSNSESQFIRASNFSNESLMENLSSAGTVDSRTNNFTDYKYASVFGRITYNLFEKYIFNGVLRRDGSSRFGPNNRFGNFGSVGLAWVFSNENWIKDNISVLSYGKLRVSYGKTGNDQIIDYQYLSTYSSGNFYQDISGLRPSRIANDDFKWETTKKLEAALEIGAFKDRILISTGYYFNESDDQLVGYPIPTLTGFSSYQANLPAVVQNSGLEVELNTVNIQNKNFRWSTTFNITLPKNKLESFTDLENSSYRNTHEIGYDITRIYGYQFIGVDPNTGLGQYSDEYGQASSVPYGYHRRGKRSPEFYGGIGNSIIFKNFQLDVFGQFSKQMLEGGLLYSPGAYAYNNYSLVLDRWANIGDNVSVPKSSNLPDFYYNFSTANLFDVYYFRIKNISLSYSFSDKIKKTLKSKGIRLSVQMQNLFTFWDKNSAIVDPESGAISSSVRNIPPVKAIIFGAQFSL is encoded by the coding sequence ATGAAATCCCTTTTTACCTTAATGCTCTCCTTAACAGGCTATTTAGCCTACTGTCAGACCTATACCATAAAAGGAACGGTAAAGTCAAGTGCTGACGATGCTCCGCTAGCAGGAGCTACAATACAAATCAACAATACACGAAATGTTACCAAGACAGACCAAAGTGGAAATTTTACTATCAACATCGATCAGGAAAATGGGAGACTCAAAGTTTCCTATCTAGGTTATCAGAACAAAGAAATCGATTTTGATATTAACAGTAGCCTATCCTATAACTTTAATCTTGATCCAGAGGAAAACTCATTGGACGAGGCGGTAGTAATCGGTTATGGAGAGACTAGTAGGCGCTTTAATACAGGGAGTATTTCTTCCATTACCGCAAAGGAAATTGAACAACAACCTGTAACAAACGTTCTTTCCGCTTTATCAGGGCGTATGCCCGGAGTATTCGTTCAGACCACAAATGGCTTGCCCGGAGGTAATATCAACATCCAAATTCGAGGAACAGGATCAATAGCAGCAGGTACGTCTCCATTGTATATAATTGATGGTGTGCCATTTGATGGAACATTTACTAATCCTGCTGGTGCGTTGACTTCACAAAATATTTTGGGTGCGATTAGCCCACTAAACAGCTTAAATCCAAACGATATAGAAAGTATCACTGTGTTAAAGGATGCAGATGCAACTGCAATCTATGGCAGCCGTGGGAGTAACGGAGTAGTGTTAATAACAACAAAGAAAGGGCAAAATGCTCAAACACAGGCCGACTTTAATGTCCAGTTTGGAACAAATTCAGTTGCCAATTATCCCGATCTATTAGAAATTCAAGAGTACTTAAAAATGAGAAATGAAGCCTTTCTCAATGATAACAGGTTACCTTCCTCAGATCCTCTATCGCCCGATTATGCACCAGACCTCATGGTATGGGACACGACCCAGAATGTTGATTGGCCAAAATACCTTTTAGGAAATAACGGAAATGTAACAAATATCCAAGCTAGTGTTTCAGGAGGAAACAACCTGACAAGTTTTAGGCTTGGAGCAAATTATCGAAAAGAGAGTACCATCTTAGCGGGAGAAAGCAGTTATAAGAGAACGGGATTTCAGGTGGGATTAAACCATTCGTCTGATAACCAAAAATTTAAGCTTATATTTTCGGGTACTTATAACACAGATGACAACCGTTTACCGAATCCAACTATTGGTTTAAATCAGAGCATTTTATTGCCGCCAAATTACCCTTTATTCAATCCCGATAATAGTTATAATTGGTATGCAGGTGTAAATCCGCTAGCCCAATTAGAGGCAACCAGCGACGCAAAAACAAATAATATAGTCGGTAATATAACTCTATCTTATTCAATTACTCCTGAATTGAATATTAAAGCAAGTGCGGGATACAATAGCATAGATTTAAAGCAAACACAGATATTCCCGTCAAATTCTTTATATCCGGGAACTGTAAACTATACGAATTTTGGAACCAACGATAAAAATTCATTTATAGTTGAACCGCAAATAGAATATATGAAGATTTTTCAACATTCGAAGATGGAGTTTTTAGTTGGGGCAACTTATCAATCTAGCAACTCCGAAAGCCAATTTATAAGGGCATCTAATTTCAGTAATGAAAGCTTGATGGAGAATCTTTCATCAGCAGGGACAGTTGACAGTAGAACTAATAATTTCACTGATTATAAGTACGCCTCTGTATTCGGTAGGATTACATACAATCTATTTGAGAAGTACATTTTCAACGGCGTATTACGTAGGGATGGGAGTAGCCGATTTGGTCCGAACAATCGCTTTGGGAATTTTGGTTCTGTTGGTCTTGCCTGGGTTTTTAGTAATGAAAATTGGATTAAGGATAATATAAGCGTATTGAGCTATGGAAAACTACGTGTAAGCTACGGCAAAACAGGGAATGATCAGATAATTGATTATCAATATCTTTCTACCTATAGTTCAGGGAATTTTTATCAGGATATCTCAGGTTTGAGGCCTTCAAGAATTGCAAATGACGATTTTAAATGGGAAACAACTAAGAAACTAGAAGCAGCACTCGAAATTGGAGCATTTAAAGATAGAATTTTGATTTCAACTGGCTATTATTTTAATGAGAGTGATGATCAATTAGTTGGTTATCCAATTCCTACATTAACGGGATTCAGTAGTTATCAGGCAAACTTACCTGCTGTAGTTCAAAATTCAGGATTGGAGGTTGAGCTTAATACCGTTAACATTCAGAATAAAAATTTCAGATGGTCAACTACTTTTAATATCACATTACCAAAAAACAAGCTAGAAAGCTTTACGGATTTAGAAAACAGTAGTTATAGGAACACTCATGAAATAGGTTATGATATTACTCGAATTTATGGCTACCAATTTATTGGTGTAGATCCAAATACAGGGTTAGGTCAATATTCTGATGAATACGGGCAGGCATCATCTGTACCTTATGGGTACCATAGAAGAGGCAAACGATCACCAGAGTTTTACGGAGGTATTGGGAACAGTATTATCTTTAAAAACTTCCAACTTGACGTCTTTGGCCAATTCTCAAAGCAGATGTTAGAGGGAGGACTTTTATACTCTCCCGGTGCTTATGCTTACAATAACTACTCTCTTGTATTGGATAGGTGGGCAAATATTGGAGACAATGTTTCGGTTCCCAAAAGCTCCAATCTACCTGATTTTTACTATAACTTTTCAACTGCCAATTTATTCGATGTATACTATTTTAGAATAAAGAATATTTCACTTTCCTACAGCTTTTCAGACAAAATAAAAAAAACACTCAAGTCAAAAGGCATAAGGTTATCCGTGCAGATGCAGAATCTATTTACTTTTTGGGATAAAAATTCAGCAATAGTTGACCCAGAGTCTGGTGCAATTAGCTCTTCTGTCAGGAATATCCCGCCTGTTAAAGCAATTATCTTTGGAGCCCAATTTAGCTTATAG
- a CDS encoding RagB/SusD family nutrient uptake outer membrane protein: MRTLNIFTITILMAGILSWRCSKLIEVGNPKNQLIDETVFNDSLSAVSALVNTYAYLGSVSASVGGAYINNISLYTDEYSLTTSATDPQQFFQSTVSIDNATNKNIWTRFYEVIYSCNNIIEKVSSSNGLTETTKNLLSCEAKFLRGYSYFYLQNLYDNVPLILSTDVNQNRLASQADSSSVYDQIISDLNDAKNGLQNGYQGTGKVRANKWAAIALLARIYLYKEDWEAAEKEASSIISSDSYFLSDASSVFYAGSDEAILQLWTQNGFVPFITNLIPPNPTSIPNYPISMSLYNDFEDNDLRKRDWLASNTVTESTGIEIIYYYPNKYKNNTNNTSQPEYLMVLRLGEIYLIRAEARSNLNNVDGAIEDINSIRYRAGLNPLSFDNNITEIQTVIKNERKLELFGEWGHRFMDLKRSGTLDNFMEKYKSSWRSGISTRLPIPQDEITYNPNLFQNSGY; this comes from the coding sequence ATGAGAACTTTAAATATATTTACAATTACCATTTTGATGGCTGGAATCCTTTCTTGGAGATGTTCAAAGTTAATTGAAGTCGGTAATCCCAAGAATCAACTAATAGATGAAACTGTTTTCAATGATTCATTATCAGCAGTTTCAGCGTTGGTCAATACCTATGCTTATCTTGGAAGCGTATCCGCATCTGTCGGTGGCGCTTACATTAACAATATAAGTCTATATACGGATGAATATTCGTTAACGACTTCAGCAACTGACCCTCAACAATTCTTTCAAAGTACCGTTTCTATAGACAACGCAACTAATAAAAATATCTGGACTCGCTTTTATGAGGTAATTTATTCATGTAATAACATAATAGAAAAAGTGTCGTCAAGCAATGGATTAACAGAAACAACTAAGAATCTTTTATCGTGCGAGGCAAAATTCCTTAGAGGATATTCATATTTCTATTTACAAAATCTATATGACAATGTCCCCCTAATTCTTAGCACTGACGTTAACCAAAATAGACTAGCATCTCAGGCAGACTCTTCTTCTGTGTATGATCAGATAATATCCGATTTAAACGATGCCAAAAATGGTTTACAGAATGGATACCAAGGAACTGGAAAGGTTAGAGCGAACAAGTGGGCTGCCATAGCTTTACTTGCGAGAATATATCTTTACAAAGAGGATTGGGAAGCAGCAGAAAAGGAGGCATCATCTATTATAAGTTCAGATTCGTATTTTCTTTCTGATGCGTCAAGTGTATTTTATGCGGGTAGTGACGAAGCGATACTTCAGTTATGGACACAAAATGGCTTTGTTCCTTTTATTACAAATCTAATTCCCCCAAACCCAACTTCAATACCAAACTACCCTATTTCGATGTCCCTTTATAATGATTTTGAAGATAATGATTTAAGGAAGAGAGATTGGTTAGCGTCTAATACTGTAACTGAAAGTACTGGGATAGAAATCATCTATTATTATCCTAATAAATACAAGAACAATACAAATAACACTAGTCAGCCTGAATATTTGATGGTATTACGTTTGGGTGAAATATATCTTATTCGAGCGGAGGCACGGTCAAATTTAAACAATGTCGATGGGGCTATTGAAGATATAAACTCTATAAGATATCGTGCGGGATTAAATCCTCTATCCTTTGATAATAACATAACTGAAATCCAAACAGTAATAAAAAATGAGAGAAAATTGGAACTCTTTGGAGAATGGGGTCATCGTTTTATGGACTTAAAGCGTTCAGGGACACTAGATAATTTTATGGAGAAATATAAATCATCTTGGCGTTCAGGGATAAGTACTAGACTGCCAATTCCGCAAGATGAAATCACATATAACCCAAATTTATTTCAAAATTCAGGATACTGA
- a CDS encoding redoxin family protein yields the protein MFKKQSVFISLVLSISCSNVLGQSLSSDIRELKVGDTIPNLTIGNTIGKNHKNLKIKNLYEKGLLIIDFWATWCKPCISELKKIDSLKINFSENFSSLAITYQDSSEVQRFLSSPSNIDINNKSSLIVSNDTTFSQYFKHRYLPHNIWIDSIGVIKAITGGEHISKGNISYFLANQDIPPDLQEKKDNLNFDFLQPFHLGDQMYKYRSIITPMIPEINSGVLVDYKDHKVNRFFAFNNRIITLYWNAYSLFQPNYKPYLIQADVKDSLRLLGPLKNNNKLLLNSKYENHELWSRDNLFCYELVLPERIQDSLFVTYMFQDLDRFFGYKTEIVEKKIQCIVLKGNASKLKKMRSKMPEKHTYSPIRIEYPKLIAENITTKDLAKFLMGSFKNLNEPIVDESDYPYYFDLEIDFSQDLGIDIGKNGIDLEIIMKRLENLGFSFNKKIKPYPILVISDK from the coding sequence ATGTTTAAAAAGCAGAGTGTTTTTATATCTCTTGTCCTGAGTATATCTTGTTCTAATGTACTCGGACAGTCCTTAAGTTCCGACATCAGGGAATTGAAAGTTGGGGACACAATTCCCAATCTAACAATAGGGAATACCATAGGAAAGAATCATAAGAACCTGAAAATAAAAAATCTATATGAAAAAGGACTATTAATAATAGATTTTTGGGCAACTTGGTGTAAACCTTGCATAAGTGAGTTAAAAAAAATAGATTCTTTAAAAATAAATTTTTCAGAAAATTTTAGTTCACTAGCAATAACCTACCAAGATTCTTCAGAGGTTCAAAGATTTCTGTCTTCACCTTCCAACATAGACATTAATAACAAATCGTCTTTGATTGTTTCAAATGACACTACCTTTAGCCAATATTTTAAACATAGGTATTTACCTCACAATATTTGGATTGACTCTATAGGAGTAATTAAAGCAATAACAGGAGGTGAACACATAAGTAAAGGCAACATTAGTTACTTTTTAGCAAATCAGGACATTCCACCCGATCTTCAGGAAAAAAAAGATAATCTGAATTTTGATTTTTTGCAGCCTTTCCATTTGGGTGACCAAATGTATAAGTACCGTTCCATAATCACTCCAATGATACCTGAAATCAACAGTGGAGTATTAGTGGACTATAAGGATCATAAAGTAAACCGTTTCTTTGCATTTAACAATCGCATTATTACTCTTTATTGGAATGCATATAGTTTATTTCAACCCAATTATAAGCCTTATCTCATACAAGCAGATGTAAAAGATAGTCTAAGGCTTTTAGGACCTTTAAAGAACAATAATAAATTACTCTTGAATTCGAAATATGAAAACCATGAATTGTGGTCAAGAGATAATCTCTTTTGTTATGAATTGGTACTTCCAGAAAGAATACAAGATAGTCTTTTTGTCACTTATATGTTTCAAGATTTGGATAGATTTTTTGGTTATAAAACAGAGATTGTCGAAAAAAAGATTCAGTGCATCGTTCTGAAAGGCAATGCTTCAAAGCTAAAAAAAATGAGATCTAAGATGCCTGAAAAACACACCTATTCACCAATTAGAATTGAATATCCAAAATTAATTGCTGAAAATATCACGACAAAAGATCTAGCTAAATTCCTAATGGGAAGTTTTAAAAATTTGAATGAACCTATAGTTGATGAATCAGATTATCCATATTATTTCGATCTTGAGATAGACTTCAGTCAGGATCTAGGTATAGATATCGGTAAAAATGGGATAGATTTAGAAATTATTATGAAACGTTTGGAGAATTTAGGCTTTTCTTTTAATAAAAAAATCAAACCATATCCCATATTAGTAATTAGCGACAAATAA
- a CDS encoding MauE/DoxX family redox-associated membrane protein, with protein sequence MKAVISYSKSIFIHLWHTVQNFWNVARSWDWKEIFSVAVVMLTILLFSYTAVSKLLDHERFVFQMRLAPVPLMKTVAPFVGWILPFIELAVAFILYKEKTRYLGFIASLILMILFEIYISWMKIVSITTGVDLPCTCGGIISQMGWGQHLIFNAVYIILLALAIYWHKKEPLGNDRFKLTNIYEKP encoded by the coding sequence ATGAAGGCAGTTATTTCATATTCGAAGAGCATATTTATACATCTTTGGCACACTGTACAAAATTTTTGGAACGTCGCTCGCTCTTGGGACTGGAAGGAGATTTTTTCCGTAGCAGTAGTAATGTTGACAATCTTACTATTTTCTTACACCGCAGTAAGTAAACTACTAGACCATGAAAGATTCGTGTTCCAAATGCGTTTGGCTCCAGTCCCACTGATGAAGACTGTGGCACCTTTTGTAGGATGGATTCTTCCGTTTATTGAATTGGCAGTAGCATTTATTCTCTATAAGGAAAAAACCCGATACCTAGGATTTATCGCCTCACTAATATTAATGATTCTTTTTGAAATTTATATCAGTTGGATGAAGATTGTCTCAATAACAACAGGTGTCGATTTACCTTGCACGTGCGGAGGTATCATATCCCAGATGGGTTGGGGACAACATCTAATCTTCAATGCAGTTTATATTATCCTTTTGGCTCTAGCAATATATTGGCACAAAAAGGAACCGCTTGGAAATGATAGATTTAAGCTAACAAATATTTATGAGAAACCATAA